In one Steroidobacteraceae bacterium genomic region, the following are encoded:
- the ubiB gene encoding ubiquinone biosynthesis regulatory protein kinase UbiB encodes MTFDVARRLLKIQQVLLHNGLDDYVRATHLYRPLRLLRLLWPGNWRRRNSAPRAVRLRQALEELGPIFVKFGQAVSTRRDLLPTDIADELAKLQDRVPPFDGELARRSIAAALGEDPLTLFAGFDTAPLAAASIAQVHAATLRDGREVIVKVLRPGMHEVIRRDLDVLHVLARLAERYAPQARRLRPIEVVAEYEKTILDELDLMREAANAAQLGRNFAGSPLLHVPEVHFDLCRRNVMVMERVRGIPISDMARLRAAGTDIRRLAENGVTIFFTQVFRHNFFHADMHPGNIFVLVDDPAKPRYAAVDFGIVGTLDPSDQHYLAENFLAVFDRDYRRVAQLHLESGWVPRNTRVDEMESAVRTVCEPIFDKPLKDISFGTVLLRLFEISRRFNMTIQPQLILLQKTLLNVEGLGRDLYPELDIWQTANPILREWMRERVSGRQIVEDMREQLPQLLSSARELPAILRGLVQRARDDDLAVAVRSADLERLEARLREDHRRRDLIMVGAVCLLAAPVWLAVSASYRMAALALGAVGIMALLRALSGSWRARRDP; translated from the coding sequence ATGACTTTCGACGTCGCGCGCCGCTTGCTGAAGATCCAGCAGGTCCTGCTGCACAACGGGCTCGACGACTACGTCCGCGCGACACATCTATATAGACCCCTGCGTTTGCTGCGCCTGCTGTGGCCGGGCAACTGGCGCCGCCGCAACAGCGCGCCGCGCGCGGTGCGTCTGCGCCAGGCGCTCGAGGAGCTCGGCCCGATCTTCGTCAAGTTCGGCCAGGCGGTCTCGACACGCCGTGATCTCTTGCCAACCGATATCGCCGATGAGCTCGCCAAGTTGCAGGACCGGGTGCCGCCTTTCGATGGGGAACTGGCGCGCCGGAGCATTGCGGCGGCGCTCGGCGAGGATCCGCTCACCTTGTTTGCGGGTTTTGACACCGCACCTCTCGCGGCAGCATCGATCGCGCAGGTGCACGCGGCGACGCTGCGCGATGGACGCGAGGTCATCGTCAAGGTGCTTAGGCCCGGCATGCATGAGGTGATCCGCCGCGACCTGGATGTACTGCATGTTCTCGCGCGGCTCGCCGAGCGCTATGCGCCCCAGGCGCGGCGCCTGCGCCCGATCGAAGTGGTCGCCGAGTACGAGAAGACCATACTGGATGAACTCGATCTGATGCGCGAGGCAGCCAATGCCGCGCAACTTGGGCGCAATTTCGCAGGCTCGCCGCTCCTGCACGTCCCCGAAGTGCATTTCGATCTGTGCCGCAGGAACGTCATGGTGATGGAGCGGGTGCGCGGCATTCCCATCAGCGACATGGCGCGGCTGCGCGCGGCGGGTACGGACATCCGCCGCCTGGCCGAGAACGGCGTGACGATCTTCTTCACGCAGGTTTTCCGCCACAATTTCTTTCATGCGGACATGCATCCCGGCAATATCTTCGTACTCGTGGACGATCCGGCCAAGCCGCGCTATGCCGCGGTGGATTTCGGGATCGTGGGCACGCTCGATCCATCCGACCAGCATTATCTTGCCGAGAATTTCCTTGCCGTCTTCGACCGCGACTATCGCCGCGTCGCGCAACTGCATCTCGAATCGGGCTGGGTTCCCCGCAATACGCGCGTCGACGAAATGGAATCTGCGGTGCGCACGGTATGCGAGCCGATCTTCGACAAGCCGCTCAAGGACATTTCCTTCGGCACCGTACTGCTGCGGCTATTCGAGATTTCCCGGCGCTTCAACATGACGATCCAACCGCAACTGATCCTGCTGCAGAAGACGCTGCTCAATGTCGAAGGTCTGGGCCGGGACCTCTACCCGGAACTCGACATCTGGCAGACAGCCAACCCGATCCTGCGCGAGTGGATGCGTGAGCGTGTCAGCGGCCGGCAAATCGTCGAGGACATGCGCGAGCAGCTGCCGCAGCTTTTGAGCTCGGCGCGCGAGCTTCCAGCCATTTTGCGCGGACTGGTGCAGCGCGCTCGCGATGACGACCTCGCTGTGGCAGTTCGTTCGGCGGATCTCGAGCGTCTGGAAGCGCGCCTGCGGGAAGATCACCGGCGGCGCGACTTGATCATGGTCGGCGCCGTCTGCCTGTTGGCTGCTCCGGTCTGGCTGGCCGTATCGGCCAGTTACCGCATGGCGGCGCTCGCACTGGGTGCCGTCGGAATCATGGCGCTGTTGCGCGCATTGTCAGGCAGCTGGCGCGCGCGGCGCGATCCATAA